The following coding sequences lie in one Pseudomonas syringae CC1557 genomic window:
- the arnA gene encoding bifunctional UDP-4-amino-4-deoxy-L-arabinose formyltransferase/UDP-glucuronic acid oxidase ArnA produces the protein MSTKAVVFAYHDIGCVGLQALLDADYEIAAVFTHADDPKEKTFFGSVAQLCAQHDIPVHAPEDANHPLWVERIGKLAPDFIFSFYYRNLLSEPLLACANRGAFNLHGSLLPHYRGRAPANWVLVNGETETGVTLHQMVKRADAGPVFAQQRVSISVTDTALTLHGKLREAAIDLLSDTLPLLAEGRLSGTPQDESQATCFGRRTTADGLIDWSLPATRLYDLIRAVTQPYPGAFCPVGDHKLIIWTASVEPSNNGAAPGTVISHDPLRIACGQGSLIINAGQRGDEGLYLSGAQLAREFGLVDGSQLLDTKKQRPVRRTRVLILGVNGFIGNHLSERLLQDDRYEIYGMDIGSDAIERLRAKPNFHFIEGDISIHTEWIEYHIKKCDVVLPLVAIATPIEYTRNPLRVFELDFEENLKIVRYCVKYNKRVIFPSTSEVYGMCQDASFNEDTSNLVVGPINKQRWIYSVSKQLLDRVIWAYGQKGLQFTLFRPFNWMGPRLDRLDSARIGSSRAITQLILHLVEGTPIRLVDGGAQKRCFTDVADGIEALARIIENRDGRCNGQIINIGNPDNEASIRQLGEELLRQFEAHPLRNNFPPFAGFRDVESQSFYGKGYQDVSHRKPSIDNARQLIGWTPNIELSETIGKTLDFFLREAMAEKADQC, from the coding sequence ATGAGCACTAAAGCGGTCGTTTTTGCCTATCACGATATCGGCTGTGTCGGTCTGCAAGCATTGCTCGACGCGGATTATGAAATCGCTGCAGTATTTACCCATGCAGACGATCCGAAGGAAAAAACCTTCTTTGGGTCAGTGGCTCAACTGTGTGCTCAGCATGACATTCCGGTGCATGCGCCCGAAGACGCCAACCACCCGCTGTGGGTGGAACGAATCGGCAAGCTCGCTCCAGATTTCATCTTTTCCTTCTATTACCGCAATCTTCTAAGTGAACCCCTGTTGGCCTGTGCAAACAGAGGCGCATTCAATCTGCATGGTTCGCTGTTACCGCACTATCGCGGTCGGGCGCCCGCTAACTGGGTGTTGGTCAACGGCGAAACCGAAACCGGAGTGACCCTGCATCAGATGGTCAAGCGCGCCGACGCAGGTCCCGTTTTCGCTCAGCAGCGAGTCTCGATCAGCGTCACCGACACCGCCCTGACGCTTCACGGCAAACTACGTGAAGCCGCCATTGACCTGCTGTCGGACACATTACCGCTACTCGCTGAAGGTAGGCTGTCGGGCACGCCCCAGGACGAATCCCAGGCAACCTGTTTCGGTCGGCGTACCACGGCCGACGGCCTTATCGACTGGTCACTTCCGGCCACTCGTCTGTACGATCTGATTCGCGCGGTCACGCAGCCCTACCCCGGCGCGTTTTGTCCGGTCGGTGACCACAAGCTGATCATCTGGACGGCCAGTGTGGAGCCCTCGAATAACGGTGCTGCGCCAGGCACGGTCATCAGCCACGATCCGTTACGCATCGCGTGTGGCCAGGGTTCGCTGATCATCAATGCCGGACAACGCGGCGATGAAGGCTTGTACCTCAGCGGCGCGCAACTGGCCCGCGAGTTCGGTCTGGTAGACGGCTCACAGTTGCTCGACACGAAAAAGCAGCGGCCGGTTCGACGTACTCGCGTGTTGATCCTCGGCGTCAACGGTTTCATCGGCAATCACTTGTCGGAACGGCTGTTGCAGGATGACCGTTACGAAATCTACGGCATGGACATTGGTTCAGACGCCATAGAACGCTTGCGTGCCAAACCAAACTTTCACTTTATTGAAGGCGACATCAGCATCCACACCGAGTGGATTGAGTACCACATCAAAAAGTGCGATGTAGTACTGCCGCTGGTGGCCATCGCAACACCCATTGAATACACCCGCAATCCACTGCGCGTGTTCGAACTGGACTTCGAAGAAAACCTGAAAATTGTTCGCTACTGCGTCAAGTACAACAAGCGAGTGATCTTCCCGTCGACGTCCGAAGTGTATGGCATGTGCCAGGACGCCAGTTTTAACGAAGACACTTCGAATCTGGTGGTTGGCCCGATCAACAAACAGCGCTGGATCTATTCGGTTTCCAAGCAATTGCTGGATCGCGTGATATGGGCCTATGGGCAGAAAGGCCTGCAATTCACGCTGTTCCGGCCGTTCAACTGGATGGGGCCGCGTCTGGACCGACTGGACTCGGCACGTATCGGCAGCTCGCGGGCAATCACCCAATTGATCCTGCACCTGGTGGAAGGCACACCGATTCGGCTGGTGGACGGTGGCGCCCAGAAGCGCTGCTTCACCGATGTAGCAGACGGCATCGAGGCGCTGGCGCGGATCATCGAAAATCGCGACGGGCGCTGTAACGGTCAGATCATCAACATCGGCAACCCGGACAACGAAGCCAGCATTCGGCAGTTGGGTGAGGAGCTGCTGCGCCAGTTCGAGGCCCATCCACTGCGCAACAATTTTCCTCCGTTCGCGGGCTTTCGCGATGTTGAAAGTCAGTCGTTCTACGGCAAGGGTTATCAGGACGTCAGCCACCGCAAGCCGAGCATCGACAACGCTCGTCAGTTGATTGGATGGACGCCGAACATCGAGCTGAGCGAAACCATCGGCAAGACCCTGGATTTCTTCCTGCGTGAAGCCATGGCTGAAAAAGCGGACCAGTGCTGA
- the arnC gene encoding undecaprenyl-phosphate 4-deoxy-4-formamido-L-arabinose transferase, whose protein sequence is MRPYPINRVSIVIPVYNEQQSLPELLRRTETACAQLNHAFEIVLVDDGSRDDSAEILQQAAARDGSPFVAVILNRNYGQHAAIMAGFEQCKGDVVITLDADLQNPPEEIPRLVALAEQGYDVIGTVRSNRQDSAWRRWPSKLINLAVQRSTGVAMSDYGCMLRAYRRTIVDAMLACRERSTFIPILANSFARHTTEVLVEHAEREHGDSKYSPMRLINLMFDLITCMTTTPLRLLSIIGFSMAFLGGLFAVLLIVLRLIFGATWAGDGTFVLFAVLFVFTGGQFIGMGLLGEYLGRMYSDVRARPRFFIEKIVRSSSVTANDSVVPPYINKVAP, encoded by the coding sequence TTGAGACCTTACCCAATCAACCGCGTGTCGATCGTCATTCCGGTCTACAACGAGCAACAAAGCTTGCCGGAACTGCTGCGGCGTACAGAGACCGCCTGTGCGCAATTGAATCACGCCTTTGAAATCGTGTTGGTGGATGACGGCAGCCGCGATGACTCCGCGGAGATTCTGCAACAGGCAGCGGCGCGGGACGGCAGCCCCTTTGTTGCGGTGATCCTGAACCGCAATTACGGCCAGCACGCGGCGATCATGGCCGGGTTCGAGCAATGCAAGGGCGACGTGGTGATCACCCTCGACGCTGACCTGCAAAATCCCCCCGAGGAAATTCCCCGCCTGGTCGCGCTCGCCGAGCAAGGGTATGACGTAATCGGCACTGTACGCAGCAATCGCCAGGATTCCGCCTGGCGTCGCTGGCCATCGAAACTCATCAACCTGGCTGTGCAACGCTCCACAGGCGTGGCCATGAGCGATTACGGGTGCATGCTCAGGGCCTACCGTCGCACGATCGTCGACGCAATGCTGGCCTGCCGGGAGCGCAGCACGTTCATTCCGATTCTGGCCAACAGCTTCGCGCGGCACACGACTGAAGTATTGGTCGAGCACGCCGAACGCGAGCATGGCGACTCGAAATACAGCCCTATGCGGTTGATCAACCTTATGTTTGACCTGATCACCTGCATGACCACCACGCCCCTGCGCTTGCTGAGCATCATCGGTTTCAGCATGGCGTTTCTGGGCGGATTATTCGCTGTGTTGCTGATCGTCCTGCGCCTGATTTTCGGGGCGACCTGGGCTGGTGACGGCACCTTCGTGCTGTTTGCCGTGCTGTTTGTATTCACCGGCGGGCAATTCATCGGCATGGGTTTGCTGGGTGAATACCTCGGCCGGATGTACAGCGATGTACGTGCGCGCCCGCGCTTCTTTATCGAAAAAATCGTGCGCAGTTCTTCTGTCACTGCCAACGATAGCGTTGTACCACCTTATATAAACAAGGTTGCGCCATGA
- the arnB gene encoding UDP-4-amino-4-deoxy-L-arabinose aminotransferase, translating into MSEAFLAFSRPSMGDEEIAAVTRVLRSGWITTGPECQKLEEQFAERVGARHAIALSSATGAMHVALLALGVGPGDEVITPSQTWVSTANMICLLGATPVFVDVDRDTLMTSAALIERAITPRTKAIVPVHYAGAAFDLDPLYALADRHGIAVIEDAAHAVGTRYKEHPIGSHGTAIFSFHAIKNMTCAEGAMFVTHDAQLADRVRQLKFHGLGVDAYDRMTLGRKPQAEVIEPGFKYNLADINASIALVQLQRLDAINVKRQMLARHYLQRLSESPVQPLALPRYAQQHAWHLFILRIDPERCGLDRDAFMKALQARNIGTGIHFIATHLHSYYRKRFPEVRLPDTEWNSSRLCSIPLFPDMTLDDVERVVSAIESILESSH; encoded by the coding sequence ATGAGCGAAGCCTTTCTGGCTTTTTCACGTCCTTCCATGGGTGATGAAGAAATTGCTGCGGTAACGCGTGTGCTTCGCTCCGGGTGGATTACGACCGGGCCTGAATGTCAGAAGCTTGAAGAGCAATTCGCCGAACGGGTTGGCGCCAGGCATGCCATTGCGCTGTCTTCGGCTACCGGGGCGATGCATGTTGCTTTGCTTGCGCTGGGTGTCGGCCCGGGTGATGAGGTGATTACGCCGTCGCAAACCTGGGTCTCGACGGCGAACATGATTTGCTTGTTGGGCGCTACGCCGGTGTTTGTCGATGTCGACCGCGACACCCTGATGACCAGCGCAGCGCTCATCGAACGCGCCATTACCCCGCGCACCAAGGCCATCGTTCCGGTCCACTACGCTGGCGCAGCATTTGATCTCGATCCACTTTATGCGCTGGCAGACCGACACGGTATCGCAGTGATCGAGGATGCCGCACATGCCGTCGGTACCCGCTATAAGGAGCATCCGATAGGAAGTCACGGCACAGCGATTTTCTCGTTCCACGCGATCAAGAACATGACCTGTGCCGAAGGCGCAATGTTTGTGACCCATGATGCACAGCTGGCTGATCGCGTCCGGCAACTGAAATTCCATGGTCTGGGTGTCGACGCCTACGATCGTATGACCCTGGGTAGAAAGCCTCAGGCCGAGGTTATCGAGCCAGGCTTCAAATACAACCTGGCAGACATCAACGCGAGTATTGCGCTGGTGCAGTTGCAGCGTCTGGATGCGATCAATGTCAAGCGCCAGATGCTCGCCAGACATTATCTTCAGCGTCTTTCCGAGAGCCCGGTTCAGCCCCTCGCCCTGCCCCGCTACGCGCAGCAACACGCCTGGCACCTGTTCATTCTGCGCATCGATCCCGAGCGCTGCGGGCTGGATCGAGACGCGTTCATGAAGGCCTTGCAGGCCCGGAACATCGGCACGGGCATCCACTTCATTGCGACTCACTTGCACAGTTACTACCGGAAGCGATTCCCTGAGGTTCGCCTGCCTGATACCGAATGGAACTCATCACGGCTTTGCTCCATTCCGCTGTTCCCCGACATGACCCTCGACGATGTGGAGCGGGTGGTCAGTGCCATTGAATCAATCCTGGAATCCAGCCATTGA
- a CDS encoding SDR family oxidoreductase, which yields MIGTGGSIILTGSTTANMGTQAFSVCSVTNAALRNVANSWALDLKGTGIRVNVLSPGPISTPGLYLALAGTGRRDAVIDSMVKQLPLGRMGLSEEVAAAALFLRQLRAASLRGSDMFVDVGFA from the coding sequence ATGATTGGCACCGGCGGCTCCATAATCCTGACCGGCTCGACGACCGCAAACATGGGCACTCAGGCATTTAGCGTCTGCAGCGTCACGAATGCTGCATTGCGTAATGTCGCCAATAGCTGGGCGCTTGATCTGAAAGGCACCGGCATCAGGGTCAACGTACTTTCACCCGGACCGATCTCCACGCCAGGTCTGTACCTTGCGCTCGCAGGTACAGGCCGGCGCGACGCCGTCATTGATTCGATGGTCAAGCAGTTACCTCTGGGCCGCATGGGTTTATCAGAAGAAGTCGCCGCAGCGGCGTTGTTTCTGCGTCAGCTGCGAGCAGCTTCATTGAGGGGAAGTGATATGTTCGTAGATGTCGGTTTTGCTTAG
- a CDS encoding alpha/beta fold hydrolase translates to MLADSCFFTNRSGLRLHYLRWGASTGVPLVLLHGLRAYAQTWESLVQALGEGYCIFALDQRGRGLSDWAEPASYHTQSYVEDLEDLIDHVGLQRFVLLGHSLGGANALEYARQHPGRLIGLLIEDIGPGSSTQGDGAARIRREMGQTPLQFESWDAARAFWRASRPGLSEQGLESRLAHSMQERDGVVGWRHDQQGIAEARLSIEPTDLWPAVRSLDCPSLFIRGGRSDFLPPAMLQAMCASNPQVQAVEVADASHYVHDDQSEVFNGLVAGFLDSLAHSVH, encoded by the coding sequence ATGCTTGCTGACAGCTGTTTCTTCACCAATCGTTCGGGCTTGCGCCTGCACTATTTGCGCTGGGGCGCGTCGACCGGCGTGCCGTTGGTGCTCTTGCACGGCTTGCGCGCCTATGCACAGACCTGGGAGTCTCTGGTGCAGGCCCTGGGGGAGGGCTACTGCATCTTTGCCCTTGACCAGCGCGGGCGGGGGTTAAGCGACTGGGCTGAACCCGCCAGTTATCACACTCAATCGTATGTCGAGGATCTTGAGGACTTGATCGACCATGTGGGCTTACAGCGTTTTGTATTGCTGGGGCACTCATTGGGCGGCGCCAACGCCCTCGAGTATGCGCGGCAACACCCGGGACGCTTGATAGGCTTGCTGATCGAGGATATCGGCCCCGGGTCTTCAACCCAAGGCGATGGCGCCGCGCGTATTCGACGCGAGATGGGTCAGACGCCGCTGCAGTTCGAAAGCTGGGACGCAGCCCGCGCATTCTGGAGGGCTTCACGCCCAGGTTTGTCGGAGCAGGGCCTGGAATCAAGGCTCGCGCATTCTATGCAGGAGCGCGACGGAGTCGTTGGCTGGCGCCATGATCAGCAGGGGATTGCCGAAGCACGACTGAGTATCGAACCTACTGATCTGTGGCCGGCGGTGCGCTCCCTGGACTGCCCAAGCCTGTTCATTCGCGGTGGCCGTTCGGACTTTCTACCACCTGCAATGCTGCAGGCCATGTGCGCCAGCAATCCGCAGGTCCAAGCCGTGGAAGTGGCAGATGCCAGTCACTATGTTCATGATGATCAAAGCGAAGTGTTCAATGGCTTGGTCGCAGGCTTTCTAGACAGTCTGGCGCACTCAGTCCATTGA
- a CDS encoding NAD(P)/FAD-dependent oxidoreductase: MAPTIAPVTTSTVIPPATSVVIIGGGIIGLTAALTLAERNISVVVLEKGRIAAEQSSRNLGWVRKTSRHAADIPLALAADRLWAQMPERVGADVGYRQEGIMFVGRTPAQMAMHESWLKSVEHLSLDSRLLSKREIDTLVPGGAGNWAGGIFTPSDARAEPTLASSAIAKAAMDKGVVIVEQCAVRTLQMSAGAVSGVVTEKGEIRCDHVLLAGGMWSRRFLGNLGVSLPTLPLTCSVLRTHPMQGPTEIAVGAPDFSFRKHKDGGFIITQRGKLDAFLTLDHLLLAKQYMPQFRAQRSVLNVSLGKPFINDLALARRWRADSVSPFERVRVQDPVANPRLNNDAMNNLIAAWPVFEQARIAHAWAGTIDVTPDSNPVIGPVAQIPGLTVATGFSGHGFGTSPAAGHLVADLISGHTPIIDPSPYRFDRF, from the coding sequence ATGGCCCCGACAATTGCGCCCGTGACAACCTCCACTGTTATTCCCCCTGCGACATCCGTCGTCATCATTGGTGGCGGGATCATCGGCCTGACAGCTGCGCTGACCCTGGCCGAGCGCAATATCTCGGTGGTGGTTTTGGAGAAAGGCCGGATCGCCGCCGAGCAGTCATCCCGCAACCTGGGCTGGGTGCGCAAGACCAGCCGCCACGCGGCCGACATCCCACTGGCCCTCGCCGCTGACCGCTTGTGGGCGCAGATGCCTGAGCGGGTAGGGGCGGATGTGGGGTATCGCCAGGAAGGCATCATGTTTGTCGGGCGCACCCCGGCGCAAATGGCCATGCACGAAAGTTGGCTTAAGTCAGTAGAGCACTTGTCGCTGGATTCGCGCCTGCTCAGCAAACGAGAGATTGATACGCTCGTACCAGGCGGCGCGGGTAACTGGGCCGGCGGTATTTTTACGCCATCCGATGCGCGTGCGGAACCGACGCTGGCCAGCAGCGCGATTGCCAAGGCGGCCATGGACAAGGGCGTGGTTATCGTTGAGCAATGCGCGGTGCGTACACTGCAGATGTCCGCAGGGGCGGTAAGTGGCGTGGTCACGGAAAAAGGTGAAATTCGCTGTGATCACGTCTTGCTCGCAGGGGGCATGTGGTCACGTCGCTTTCTGGGCAACCTCGGTGTCTCGTTGCCGACCTTGCCGTTGACCTGCTCGGTACTGCGTACCCACCCCATGCAAGGGCCGACAGAGATAGCTGTTGGCGCGCCGGACTTTTCGTTTCGCAAGCACAAGGACGGAGGTTTCATCATTACCCAACGCGGCAAGTTGGACGCCTTCCTGACCCTCGATCACCTGTTGCTCGCCAAGCAGTATATGCCGCAGTTTCGTGCGCAGCGCAGTGTGCTGAACGTGTCGCTGGGCAAGCCGTTTATCAATGACCTGGCGCTGGCACGTCGTTGGCGGGCAGACAGCGTGAGCCCGTTCGAACGTGTCAGGGTGCAGGATCCAGTGGCCAACCCACGGCTCAACAACGACGCGATGAACAACCTGATTGCCGCCTGGCCGGTGTTCGAACAGGCGCGGATCGCGCATGCCTGGGCGGGCACTATCGATGTGACGCCCGATTCCAATCCAGTCATCGGTCCGGTTGCGCAGATCCCGGGATTGACCGTTGCCACCGGTTTCTCGGGGCACGGGTTCGGCACATCGCCAGCGGCGGGTCACCTCGTGGCGGACCTGATCAGTGGGCACACGCCGATCATTGACCCAAGCCCTTACCGCTTTGACCGTTTCTAA
- a CDS encoding RidA family protein, producing MTKIIKLKTGSPFEDQASYSRLVAVDNWIYVSNTAGRNPQTKLIPEDVLEQTHQVFANIESALKVVDASLADVVCSRVFIQDPKDVPAVMGLIGEKFRGVDPASTVTCPPLGSTVYKVELEVTAYRNVSKAKVEVIRLSQ from the coding sequence ATGACAAAAATCATCAAGCTCAAGACCGGTTCGCCATTCGAAGACCAGGCCAGCTATTCACGCCTGGTGGCCGTGGACAACTGGATCTATGTGTCCAACACCGCTGGCCGCAACCCACAGACCAAGCTGATCCCGGAGGATGTCCTGGAGCAGACACACCAGGTGTTTGCCAACATCGAGTCAGCCCTGAAAGTCGTCGATGCGAGCCTGGCTGATGTGGTGTGTTCGCGCGTATTTATCCAGGACCCCAAGGATGTGCCGGCCGTGATGGGCCTGATCGGTGAAAAGTTTCGCGGCGTGGATCCGGCCAGCACTGTCACCTGTCCGCCCCTGGGCTCGACGGTCTACAAGGTGGAGCTGGAAGTGACCGCGTATCGCAACGTGTCGAAGGCCAAGGTCGAGGTCATTCGACTGTCGCAATAA
- a CDS encoding tyramine oxidase subunit B produces the protein MSTTTKIDFIYLSEQDMIRAGVTDMLACVNTMEEMFGLLYSGDYRMAGPNNDSHGAMVIFPQDSPFPNMPKPTADRRMMAMPAYLGGSFCTAGVKWYGSNIANREKGLPRSILMFTLNDPDTGAPLAHMSANLLSAYRTGAIPGVGARHLARKDSKVVGLLGPGVMGKTTLAAFIAVCPHIDTLKIKGRGQKSLDNFIAWVEQTYPQITTIEVVDTLEAVVRDSDLVTYCSSGATGDPSIYPIVRREWVKPGAFLAMPASCSLDAGMEQPDIRKVLDNTGLYQAWFEELPKPAHHNVPVIGVRFMDMIAEGKMQPDDLEDIGKIIAGAAPGRRNDEEIIIMSVGGMPVEDVAWGTVVYRNAVKQGIGVTLNLWETPELR, from the coding sequence ATGTCTACAACTACAAAAATCGACTTTATCTACCTCTCCGAGCAGGACATGATCCGCGCGGGTGTGACCGACATGCTGGCCTGCGTGAATACCATGGAGGAGATGTTTGGGTTGCTGTATTCCGGTGACTATCGCATGGCCGGCCCGAATAATGATTCCCATGGTGCAATGGTGATTTTTCCGCAGGATTCGCCGTTCCCGAACATGCCCAAGCCCACGGCTGATCGGCGCATGATGGCCATGCCGGCCTATCTGGGTGGCAGCTTCTGCACCGCTGGCGTGAAATGGTACGGCTCCAATATCGCCAACCGCGAAAAAGGCCTGCCGCGCTCGATCCTGATGTTCACCCTCAACGACCCCGACACCGGCGCGCCGTTGGCGCATATGTCAGCCAACCTGCTGTCCGCTTATCGCACCGGTGCAATTCCCGGCGTGGGCGCACGCCACCTGGCGCGCAAGGACTCGAAAGTCGTCGGCCTGCTGGGGCCTGGCGTCATGGGCAAGACCACCCTGGCGGCCTTCATTGCGGTGTGCCCGCACATCGATACCCTGAAGATCAAGGGCCGTGGACAGAAGAGCCTCGACAACTTTATCGCATGGGTCGAACAGACTTATCCGCAGATCACCACGATAGAAGTGGTCGACACCCTCGAAGCGGTAGTCCGCGACTCGGACCTTGTTACTTATTGTAGCTCCGGCGCCACAGGCGATCCCTCGATCTACCCAATTGTGCGGCGTGAATGGGTCAAGCCAGGTGCCTTCCTCGCGATGCCGGCGTCTTGTTCGCTCGACGCTGGAATGGAGCAGCCTGACATACGCAAGGTGCTCGACAACACCGGTCTTTATCAGGCCTGGTTTGAAGAATTGCCCAAGCCTGCGCATCACAATGTGCCGGTGATTGGTGTGCGCTTCATGGACATGATTGCCGAAGGCAAGATGCAGCCTGACGACCTCGAGGACATCGGCAAGATCATCGCCGGGGCCGCACCTGGCCGCAGGAACGATGAGGAAATCATCATCATGTCGGTGGGCGGTATGCCCGTCGAAGACGTGGCCTGGGGCACGGTCGTGTACCGCAACGCAGTCAAGCAAGGTATCGGCGTGACCTTGAACCTGTGGGAAACCCCGGAGCTGCGCTAA
- a CDS encoding AraC family transcriptional regulator, producing MIKPSVPTPRHHTANEQPWFVLNSSRYSVMPCAHPAISHFYAFDVAQSSNLLAVPDGCVDILFDCDATRPTARICGTPLVAQAVELHQHHHYFGVRFSPGIIPGFVNVLAEELTERELDLLEVSEFAQRIFESIVQAPLLSDQMRLFNDYLTPRLMGKASKLTAMIIQQALHHRGDIRIRQLEDLSGYTSRTLHRQFNQDTGMSPKAFCRIIRCQAALDTLNTQHDVSFSQLALDLGFSDQSHFLRDFKKLVSTTPCDYQRTMTQNAYTDRISYA from the coding sequence ATGATCAAACCGAGCGTGCCGACTCCCCGGCACCACACAGCAAACGAACAGCCTTGGTTCGTGCTCAACTCTTCACGCTATTCGGTGATGCCTTGCGCGCACCCGGCGATCTCGCATTTCTATGCATTCGATGTGGCGCAATCGAGCAACCTGCTGGCCGTACCGGACGGCTGTGTGGATATTTTGTTCGACTGCGACGCGACGCGGCCTACCGCGCGGATCTGTGGCACTCCGCTGGTTGCCCAGGCCGTCGAGTTACACCAGCATCACCACTACTTCGGCGTACGCTTTTCACCGGGGATCATTCCCGGCTTCGTCAATGTGCTCGCAGAGGAGTTGACCGAACGCGAACTCGACCTGCTGGAGGTATCAGAGTTTGCCCAACGCATCTTCGAAAGCATCGTCCAGGCACCGCTGCTGAGCGATCAGATGCGACTGTTCAACGACTACCTGACCCCACGTCTGATGGGCAAGGCGTCGAAACTCACCGCCATGATCATTCAACAGGCGCTGCACCATCGCGGCGATATCCGCATTCGACAACTTGAAGACCTCAGCGGCTATACCAGCCGTACCTTGCATCGCCAGTTCAACCAGGACACCGGCATGTCACCCAAGGCGTTTTGCCGGATCATCCGCTGCCAGGCGGCCCTGGACACTCTCAACACCCAGCACGATGTATCGTTTTCGCAGTTGGCCCTCGATCTGGGCTTTTCCGATCAATCGCACTTCCTGCGCGACTTCAAGAAACTCGTCAGCACCACACCCTGCGACTACCAACGCACAATGACCCAAAACGCCTACACCGACAGGATCAGCTACGCTTGA
- a CDS encoding response regulator, which translates to MTESHLASTPTNLADKRQALILIAEDEPEIADILSAYLKRSGFQTAHALDGRRALDLHQSLKPDLVLLDVLMPNLDGWMVLAEIRHRGTTPVIMLTAQDQDMDKLMGLRIGADDYIVKPFNPAEVVARTQAVLRRSLDHGYAARPSVLRVNAFEIDIDSHEVSVQIGAHKYPLHLTVTEFRLLAQLAKAPRRVFSRAELLALCSPESDSLERTVDSHISKLRRKIEDMGLQGVPASIRGVGYRFGSTP; encoded by the coding sequence ATGACCGAATCACACCTTGCATCAACACCCACGAACCTCGCGGACAAACGCCAGGCGTTGATATTGATCGCCGAGGACGAACCCGAAATCGCCGACATCCTGAGCGCCTATCTCAAGCGCAGTGGCTTCCAGACCGCCCATGCTCTGGATGGTCGCCGCGCCCTTGACCTGCATCAATCGCTCAAGCCGGACCTGGTGCTGCTGGACGTGCTGATGCCGAACCTGGACGGCTGGATGGTACTGGCCGAGATCCGGCACCGGGGCACCACCCCCGTGATCATGCTGACCGCTCAGGACCAGGACATGGACAAACTCATGGGCTTGCGCATCGGTGCCGACGACTACATCGTCAAGCCGTTCAACCCGGCCGAAGTCGTGGCCAGGACCCAAGCGGTACTGCGGCGCTCGCTCGATCATGGCTATGCCGCCCGCCCCAGTGTCCTGCGGGTGAATGCCTTTGAAATCGACATCGACAGCCATGAAGTCAGTGTGCAGATCGGGGCACACAAGTACCCGCTCCACCTGACAGTGACCGAGTTCAGGTTGTTGGCCCAACTGGCCAAGGCCCCCAGGCGCGTGTTCAGTCGCGCCGAGTTGCTGGCGCTGTGTTCGCCCGAGAGCGACAGTCTGGAGCGCACGGTCGACAGCCATATCAGCAAGCTGCGGCGCAAAATCGAAGATATGGGCCTCCAGGGCGTACCGGCCAGCATTCGCGGGGTCGGCTACCGGTTCGGGAGCACTCCATGA